One window from the genome of Nicotiana sylvestris chromosome 9, ASM39365v2, whole genome shotgun sequence encodes:
- the LOC138877932 gene encoding uncharacterized protein, whose translation MHTSVGRGRGRFRASGSGGQQNRIYALSSRQDLESSPDVVTSILSVFSIDMYALIDLGSTFSYISPFVASKWDREPELLHKSFEVSTLMGESVLVRRVYRSCDVKIHDRHTLANLHELEIVDFDIIMGMDWLASCYANVYCWTKIVRFNFPGDPIIE comes from the coding sequence ATGCATACATCAGTTGGCAGGGGTAGGGGAAGATTTAGAGCTTCTGGTTCAGGAGGTCAGCAGAATCGCATATATGCTTTATCGAGTCGTCAGGATTTAGAGTCATCTCCGGACGTGGTTACAAGTATATTATCCGTCTTTTCTATCGATATGTATGCCTTGATAGATCTTGGTTCTACATTTTCGTATATTTCCCCCTTTGTTGCTAGTAAATGGGATAGAGAGCCTGAATTGTTGCATAAGTCATTTGAGGTATCTACACTAATGGGTGAGTCTGTTCTAGTTAGACGGGTATATCGAAGTTGTGACGTGAAGATTCATGACCGCCATACGTTAGCTAATTTACATGAGCTAGAAATCGTTGACTTTGATATcattatgggtatggattggttggcttcttgttatgCCAATGTATATTGCTGGACAAAGATTGTTCGTTTTAATTTTCCAGGTGATCCTATTATTGAATGA
- the LOC138877933 gene encoding protein FAR1-RELATED SEQUENCE 7-like has protein sequence MIRDFQIYGHDVVSFDTTYRTNKEYRPLALFVGLNNHREMVVFGATLLYEETTEAFEWLFTVFCRAMSANKPQTFITDQDPAICLTVSLFFKHFQRAVDDKRANENKSNFDMTQRIPILKVKLPLLIHAREIYIATIFDLFEKEWEKSLLVSINGFHEEGEFCKYNVSTHGSRREHLVAVKCSTKVVSCSCKFFEFSGVLCGHAIKILDTLNVKDKIPNHYILKRWTKDVTNLVAMEIKMFTERSDPKVEVSTRYRHLCQTLVQIASEASESREGYELVAEYSNEIIAKLKEVKIKNESHESPPVLSKDLHDETIFVDSANVTKVTGLKKK, from the exons ATGATAAGGGATTTTCAGATTTATGGTCATGATGTTGTATCATTTGACACAACATATAGAACAAATAAGGAGTATCGACCATTGGCTTTGTTTGTTGGATTAAATAATCACAGGGAAATGGTTGTATTTGGTGCTACCCTTTTATATGAAGAAACAACTGAAGCATTTGAATGGCTTTTTACTGTATTTTGTAGAGCTATGTCTGCAAATAAGCCACAAACATTCATCACAGATCAAGATCCTGCAATATGTTTAACAGTCTCATTG TTCTTTAAGCATTTTCAAAGAGCTGTTGATGATAAGCGTGCTAATGAAAATAAGTCAAATTTTGACATGACCCAACGAATACCTATTTTAAAGGTTAAGCTTCCTTTATTGATCCATGCGAGAGAAATATATATTGCAACCATATTTGATTTGTTCGAAAAAGAGTGGGAAAAGTCATTACTTGTCTCTATAAATGGCTTTCATGAGGAAGGAGAATTCTGTAAATACAATGTTAGCACGCATGGAAGTCGCAGAGAGCATTTAGTAGCAGTGAAGTGCTCAACAAAAGTAGTCTCTTGCAGTTGCAAATTTTTCGAATTTTCGGGTGTACTATGTGGACATGCTATAAAGATTCTGGACACATTAAATGTCAAGGATAAGATTCCGAACCATTATATATTAAAAAGGTGGACAAAAGATGTTACCAACTTGGTTGCAATGGAGATTAAAATGTTTACCGAAAGAAGTGATCCAAAAGTTGAAGTTAGTACAAGGTATAGACATTTATGCCAAACTCTTGTCCAAATTGCAAGTGAAGCTTCAGAATCAAGAGAAGGATATGAGCTGGTTGCAGAGTATTCCAACGAGATAATTGCAAAGTTAAAggaagtaaaaataaaaaatgaatctCATGAAAGTCCACCAGTTCTAAGCAAAGATCTTCATGATGAGACAATATTTGTTGACAGTGCAAATGTCACAAAGGTGACagggttaaagaagaagtaa
- the LOC104232115 gene encoding 11S globulin seed storage protein 2-like, whose product MAVTTRVLLALLLSTFLLSATNAVRDYQGRQAGQRGERGTRLTDAQQCRLTRLTASQPTNRIESEGGVTELWDENEEQFQCAGVAPMRSVIRRNSLSLPNFHPMRRLVYIERGQGLIGITYPGCAETFQSQSQTFQAGREPREERGQGRRSDQHQKVHRIRQGDVVALPAGAAHWCYNDGEEELVAVSVNDLNHRSNQLDQNLRAFYLAGGVPESGRQQTQAGQRLQSRQRFQNIFRAFDTVLMAEAFNIPAEIVRRMQEEQSERGLIVNVREGMRMIRPDEEEGEFEEEQGRPRRGQQWWEEATGNGLEENICTMKIRTNVEHRTQADIFSRQAGKINHVNRQKLPILKYMDMSASKGTLYPNALMTPHWSVNGHCVVYVQSGEAQVQVVDHSGQQVMNDRVNQGEMFVVPQYFASTVRAGQNGLEFVVWRTSSEPMNSQLAGYTSVIRAMPVEVLTNAYQISPNEAQRLKTNRGGESFLLSPQRRSF is encoded by the exons ATGGCGGTCACTACTAGGGTCCTCTTAGCTTTACTCCTCTCTACTTTTCTCTTGTCTGCAACAAATGCAGTTAGAGATTATCAGGGTCGGCAAGCTGGTCAGCGGGGTGAGAGAGGCACTCGTCTAACTGATGCCCAACAATGCCGTTTAACAAGGCTCACTGCCAGCCAGCCCACTAACCGAATTGAGTCAGAGGGCGGCGTCACTGAGCTGTGGGACGAGAACGAGGAGCAATTCCAGTGCGCTGGAGTTGCTCCCATGAGGAGTGTTATCCGACGCAACTCCCTTTCTCTGCCTAATTTCCATCCCATGCGTCGCTTGGTTTACATTGAGCGTGGCCAGGGATTGATTGGCATTACTTACCCTGGCTGTGCTGAGACTTTCCAGTCTCAGTCCCAGACCTTCCAGGCTGGCCGAGAGCCAAGGGAAGAGAGGGGCCAAGGCCGCAGAAGTGACCAACACCAGAAGGTTCACCGCATTCGTCAAGGTGATGTCGTGGCACTTCCAGCTGGCGCTGCTCATTGGTGCTATAATGATGGTGAGGAAGAGCTTGTCGCCGTCTCTGTCAACGACCTCAACCACCGCTCCAACCAGCTTGATCAGAACTTGAGG GCATTCTACTTGGCTGGTGGAGTACCAGAAAGTGGAAGGCAACAAACTCAAGCAGGCCAAAGACTACAGAGCAGGCAGAGGTTCCAGAACATTTTCCGTGCTTTCGACACAGTACTGATGGCTGAGGCCTTCAACATCCCAGCCGAGATTGTAAGGAGGATGCAAGAAGAGCAGAGCGAACGTGGACTAATTGTAAATGTTAGGGAAGGAATGAGAATGATTAGGCCcgacgaagaagaaggagaattcgAAGAAGAGCAAGGGCGACCACGACGAGGACAACAATGGTGGGAGGAAGCAACCGGAAATGGCTTGGAAGAAAACATTTGCACAATGAAAATCCGCACCAACGTTGAACATCGAACACAAGCTGACATCTTCTCAAGACAAGCCGGCAAAATTAACCATGTCAATCGCCAAAAACTTCCCATCCTTAAATACATGGACATGAGTGCCTCCAAAGGCACCCTCTATCCG AATGCATTGATGACCCCACATTGGTCAGTGAACGGCCACTGCGTGGTGTACGTGCAAAGTGGAGAGGCACAAGTGCAAGTAGTAGACCACAGTGGGCAACAAGTGATGAACGACAGAGTGAACCAGGGAGAGATGTTTGTGGTTCCTCAGTACTTCGCTTCCACAGTGAGAGCAGGACAGAATGGACTTGAATTTGTGGTGTGGAGGACAAGCAGTGAACCTATGAACAGCCAACTTGCTGGTTACACATCAGTGATTAGagccatgcctgttgaggtcctCACCAACGCTTACCAGATTTCTCCGAATGAAGCACAGCGCTTGAAGACGAACAGGGGTGGAGAGAGCTTCCTCCTATCTCCCCAGCGAAGGTCCTTCTAA